The proteins below come from a single Bacteroidales bacterium genomic window:
- a CDS encoding nuclear transport factor 2 family protein gives MKILSCLLSIMIASFCICLNGYSQKLTSEQKEKIASEVTILFEKAVKASETFDAKMLADNVDDNLQAGFIINGRFFRSFDQVMEDFKEKTKGAKSQKMNTINKKITVLADNAALLTASGNYSMELEDGRTLTGSFAWTLVYSKVNGNWKIIHTHM, from the coding sequence GCTTATTATCTATAATGATTGCATCTTTTTGTATCTGTTTAAATGGATATTCACAGAAATTGACCTCCGAACAAAAAGAAAAGATCGCTTCCGAGGTTACCATACTTTTTGAAAAAGCTGTTAAAGCCTCAGAAACTTTTGACGCAAAGATGCTGGCAGATAATGTGGACGATAACTTGCAAGCCGGATTCATTATCAATGGACGTTTCTTCCGTTCTTTCGATCAGGTAATGGAAGATTTTAAAGAAAAAACAAAAGGCGCTAAATCTCAGAAAATGAATACTATCAATAAAAAAATTACTGTTCTGGCAGACAATGCAGCGTTGCTTACCGCATCGGGAAACTATTCGATGGAGCTTGAAGATGGCCGCACCCTGACCGGCAGCTTTGCATGGACTTTAGTATATTCAAAAGTGAATGGGAATTGGAAAATCATTCATACCCACATGTAA